From Microcystis aeruginosa NIES-2549, a single genomic window includes:
- a CDS encoding nitrate ABC transporter ATP-binding protein (This model describes the ATP binding subunits of ATP-binding cassette (ABC) transporters for nitrate transport, or for bicarbonate transport, in bacteria and archaea.), with protein MQTFTDKTVNSSTTTQPFLLVSNVAKEYPSPEGVYTVLDGVELQVNEGEFVCIIGHSGCGKSTLLNMVAGFSSPSRGQVLLQDKEVKEPGPDRMMVFQNYSLLPWKTAFENVYIGVNSVYPEKSQAEKVKIVEENLSLVGLTEAAQKKPPQLSGGMKQRVAIARALAIRPQVLILDEPFGALDAITKEELQEELLKIWQENQLTVLMITHDIDEALFLCDRLVMMTNGPSAKIGEVLKMPFARPRVRSQITEDPRYYELRNEALDFLYNRFAHSEDPNEDAPEQPPTENLVGKIVTTIGGIALLAFVGFSLIQMFTSKTANTTNPATIEDSR; from the coding sequence ATGCAAACTTTTACCGATAAGACCGTGAATTCCAGCACCACCACCCAGCCTTTTTTATTAGTTAGTAATGTTGCCAAAGAATACCCCTCTCCCGAAGGGGTTTACACCGTTTTAGACGGTGTGGAGCTGCAAGTCAATGAGGGGGAATTTGTCTGCATTATCGGTCACTCCGGCTGCGGTAAATCGACCCTTTTAAATATGGTGGCGGGGTTTTCTTCTCCTAGTCGTGGGCAAGTGCTGCTACAGGATAAAGAGGTTAAGGAACCAGGACCAGACCGGATGATGGTATTCCAAAATTATTCGCTTCTGCCCTGGAAAACTGCCTTTGAGAACGTTTATATCGGGGTTAATTCCGTTTATCCCGAAAAATCTCAGGCTGAGAAGGTGAAGATCGTGGAAGAAAATCTATCCTTAGTGGGATTGACAGAAGCAGCCCAGAAAAAACCCCCCCAATTATCGGGAGGTATGAAACAACGGGTAGCGATCGCCCGCGCCCTGGCCATTCGTCCCCAAGTTCTCATCCTCGATGAACCCTTTGGGGCCTTAGATGCGATCACTAAAGAGGAATTACAGGAAGAATTGCTGAAAATCTGGCAAGAAAACCAGTTAACCGTGTTGATGATTACCCACGATATCGATGAGGCTTTGTTCTTGTGCGATCGCTTGGTGATGATGACCAACGGCCCAAGCGCCAAAATCGGTGAGGTGTTAAAGATGCCTTTTGCCCGTCCCCGGGTTCGTTCCCAAATTACCGAGGATCCCCGTTACTACGAACTTCGCAATGAAGCTCTCGATTTCCTCTACAATCGTTTTGCCCATTCGGAGGATCCCAACGAGGATGCCCCCGAACAACCCCCAACAGAAAATCTCGTGGGTAAAATTGTTACTACTATCGGTGGCATAGCTTTACTCGCTTTTGTCGGTTTTAGTCTAATACAAATGTTCACTAGCAAGACTGCCAATACTACTAATCCGGCTACCATCGAGGACTCCAGATAA